GCGAGCGGGACCTGGTGAGCGCCCGCTGGCAGCGAAGTGGCAACCGGCCGCCCGTGCCTGGGCAGTCCGAAAACCTGAGCACGTGGCGATGGCTCGTCCGTTTTCCGAAACGCCTGCACCAACAATTCCCCGCTTGAGGGGCAGTCGCGGCTGGCCCGGCGCTGCACCCGTAGGGCGCCTTCACTTGCGATCAGCCAGCCTTCATTGTTCAAACCTGGACCAGGTCCATCACTGACCCAACGCGCGTTTGCCGGCTCCCAACGGACTGTGAGCGGTGCATCGCCACTCGCCTTGCCGGAAATTTCCAATTGCGGCAGGCCAGCATTCGCCGAGGAAAGTACGGCATTTCGCATTGGCAGCTTTTTCTCTGCCAGGGCGCGCAATGTTTCCCAAGAGTATCCAATCCGCACCGGAACAAGTTCTCCGGCGCCGCCGCGCTGCTCGCACAAGTCGATGCGCACCGGTTCTGCCCCATGCATGCCCGTCACCATGACCAATTCTGCGTCCGCATGAGAAACGATGTGCGCGCCGGGCTCGCGCGGCACATCGATGACGACGCCCGGCACCACCGGCTGCAGTATGTCCAGTGCGACCGCTGTCGTGGTTTCCGCGGCGTCGTTCGACGGCCCCACCGCCGCGCTTAGGTGGCGTGCATGACCTGCCAGCAGCAGCGCACCAGCCAGCGCCGCTGCGCTCGCGGCCAGTCCCGCCCAGGGAATGGGAATGGCGGGGAGGCGCCGGCCAGCGCGGATATTACGCGCGCGCCGCCACCGCGTGCGGCGCGCGTTCAGCGCCGCCACTGCCCTGCCCACCCAGTTTTCCATGCGTCCCCCTGCTTGCCGCTGCCCGGTGCAGCCTGCACAGCCTTAGCGGAGGGCCGCGCAAAAGCGGCGCAGCCCCGGCACCGTCGATGCCCTGGCCTGCGCGAATTTCTCGCTTCGTCTGCCTTATAGCGAAAGACGGGCGCGCTATGGCAGGGCAGACTCGAGCCTGGTGGCGACCGCTCTGTTAGATGCCTCGCTTACAAATTCGTTTTACCTGTTTCATTTGTAAGCACTTGCGTCCATTCCCCTGTGACGGCCCTTCAGTTGCTATATTGAGTCATACGCCTTTAAGGGAGAATCGATATGAAACGCAGCCTTACACTAGCAGCAGCACTGACCCTCGGCGCGGCCGCCTTCATGCCGTTGCCGTCGCTGGCCCAAACTGGCGTTGGCATCACCATCAATTCGGCGCCACCGACCCCACGCTACGAAAGTATTCCAGCACCGCGCGCGGGCTATGTATGGGCGCCGGGCTACTGGAACTGGAACGGCAATCGCCACGTATGGGTCGCAGGGCATTGGGAAGTAGCGCGCCGTGGTTATGAATACCAGCGTTCCGAATGGGTGCGTGACAATGACCGCTGGCGCCTGGACCGGGGCGGGTGGTACCAGGTGCCGGACCGGGACGATGACAGCGTCGGCATCGCACCGCCACGGCCGCGCTACGAGCGTGTGCCCCGGGCGCGTCCCGGCTACGTCTGGGTGCCGGGTTACTGGAACTGGCGCGCCAATCGCCACGAGTGGATTCGCGGCAGCTGGAAGCGTGAACGTCCAGGCTACATGTATGAGGCACCGCGCTGGGTGGAGAACAACGGCCGCTGGCATCTGGAAGAAGGCAGCTGGGTGCGCATGCGTGACCGCGACCGCGACGGCATACCCGACCGGCTGGAACGCCGGGACCTGGACCGGGACGGCGTGCCGGACATGCGTGACCGCGACCGCGATAACGACGGCATCAGAAACCGCAGCGATGCTGACCGCGATGGCGACGGCGTGCGCAACGAGAACGACCGCTATCCTGACGATTCGCGACGCGATTAATCCGGCCGTGCAAGGCAAAGGCGTCACCGCGGTCCGGG
This region of Massilia sp. PAMC28688 genomic DNA includes:
- a CDS encoding YXWGXW repeat-containing protein; translation: MKRSLTLAAALTLGAAAFMPLPSLAQTGVGITINSAPPTPRYESIPAPRAGYVWAPGYWNWNGNRHVWVAGHWEVARRGYEYQRSEWVRDNDRWRLDRGGWYQVPDRDDDSVGIAPPRPRYERVPRARPGYVWVPGYWNWRANRHEWIRGSWKRERPGYMYEAPRWVENNGRWHLEEGSWVRMRDRDRDGIPDRLERRDLDRDGVPDMRDRDRDNDGIRNRSDADRDGDGVRNENDRYPDDSRRD